From a single Paenibacillus sp. FSL R5-0345 genomic region:
- a CDS encoding efflux RND transporter periplasmic adaptor subunit gives MELGIESADRRRKRNIQVVFMAFMGLLLFFTLFSNTIQSLTLPKVRTEKPTKGNLLFRIEGSGVLQPLAEVKLSNTSGLKVEQILVKEGQRVKKGQKLIIYESKTAEQELKDEITNLEKQKIDQQNRQDQFIQSALEEDEFKIRNARRDIEKGKLDILAQENKISGLKNRLTTEKQLLSPFDGLISKLSAVEGLISMGEPDVIVSNSSRGYRLDIVMDSVHLSNLGISAGEKIEVEVDMNHGQETRTLSGLIEEVVNSESRTDSPSSNESGKTQTIPQKNLRIKVVDPELKGGEQARIKIEKHSLQEGLLLSNEAIHEDREGLFVYKVDEQRGALGNVFVAQKVRIHSSEKNEKETMIQSDILYEEDSIILESSEPLEDGNRVRLQ, from the coding sequence ATGGAGTTAGGTATAGAGTCGGCTGATCGTAGACGTAAACGAAATATTCAAGTCGTCTTCATGGCTTTTATGGGATTATTGTTGTTTTTTACATTGTTCAGTAACACGATACAATCTTTGACCTTGCCGAAAGTTAGAACCGAAAAACCAACAAAGGGAAATCTTTTATTTAGGATTGAAGGTAGTGGGGTCTTGCAGCCACTTGCTGAAGTTAAACTTTCGAATACTTCCGGACTAAAGGTCGAACAAATTCTAGTGAAAGAAGGACAACGTGTAAAAAAGGGACAAAAGCTTATTATCTATGAGAGCAAAACTGCTGAGCAAGAATTGAAAGATGAAATAACAAATTTAGAAAAGCAGAAAATTGATCAACAAAATAGGCAAGATCAGTTCATCCAATCCGCGCTGGAGGAGGATGAATTCAAAATCAGAAATGCAAGACGTGATATCGAAAAAGGTAAATTAGATATCTTAGCCCAGGAAAATAAGATTAGCGGACTTAAAAATCGTCTAACAACTGAGAAACAACTACTCTCTCCGTTCGATGGATTGATTTCAAAATTAAGTGCCGTCGAAGGATTAATTTCAATGGGAGAACCGGATGTAATTGTATCCAACAGTAGTCGGGGTTACAGATTGGATATTGTTATGGATTCCGTGCATTTGTCCAATTTAGGGATTTCTGCTGGAGAAAAGATAGAGGTTGAGGTTGATATGAATCATGGACAAGAAACCCGGACCCTAAGCGGCTTAATTGAAGAAGTTGTGAATTCAGAGTCACGTACTGATAGCCCCTCTAGTAATGAGTCCGGGAAAACTCAAACCATTCCTCAAAAGAATTTGAGAATAAAAGTCGTTGATCCAGAACTTAAAGGAGGTGAACAGGCTCGGATCAAAATCGAAAAACATTCACTCCAAGAGGGACTACTCCTATCCAATGAAGCTATTCATGAGGATCGTGAAGGTTTGTTTGTCTATAAAGTTGATGAGCAGCGGGGGGCATTAGGCAATGTCTTTGTCGCTCAAAAAGTTCGTATTCACTCCAGTGAAAAAAACGAGAAAGAAACGATGATTCAATCAGATATTCTCTATGAGGAGGATTCAATTATTCTGGAAAGTAGTGAACCTCTTGAAGACGGGAATCGAGTTCGACTGCAATAA
- a CDS encoding ABC transporter substrate-binding protein, whose translation MIKRSIFVLLMGALIMTTACNSGGNEKVEGKGETTTEEGKTILTLSLAESSAFYTALEKKFETKYPDIDLQIKAYKEVGNEWGENGYVEYKKTTNTALLSGKGADIFDVSAFSINDYVNKKLLVNMNDIFEHDKTVNKSDLEMNVLDAMKVNDGLYFIPTGFAFRAFIGDGNMIKNSNVKIDDKKWNWKEFGELSKEIIQQAGKDGKNKLYALTDYPAEMTLQEMAIDNYNLFVDSEAKQAKFDSPDFVELLEQVKKMYKEQVLTAEPAEIGNQLFNSIVIWSPTDFIDGPYSYFENPVYLQKPHAGQTGGMRIIPSSSLAIQANTPVKEEAFKFMTFLLSEEAQSLQDREGFSLLQSVNDKNLNDIQEKVKSGAYKLPTGKAAKVSDEEFTKFKEIIHTVDQYAELNTKVLSIIGEESLSFFSGQKSAEAVAKLIQNRVTIVLNE comes from the coding sequence ATGATCAAAAGGTCTATTTTTGTGCTATTAATGGGTGCGTTGATAATGACAACGGCATGTAATTCCGGAGGTAATGAGAAAGTGGAAGGTAAGGGGGAGACGACAACTGAAGAGGGGAAGACAATCTTGACTCTATCTCTAGCAGAATCGAGTGCATTCTATACGGCGCTGGAGAAAAAGTTTGAAACGAAATACCCGGATATCGACTTACAAATTAAGGCATATAAAGAAGTGGGAAATGAGTGGGGGGAGAATGGTTATGTAGAATATAAAAAAACAACGAATACAGCCCTACTCTCTGGAAAAGGTGCAGATATTTTTGATGTAAGCGCCTTTTCAATCAATGATTATGTGAATAAAAAGTTGCTTGTGAACATGAATGATATATTTGAACACGATAAAACGGTAAATAAGAGTGATTTAGAAATGAATGTTTTGGACGCAATGAAGGTAAACGACGGCCTATATTTCATTCCTACCGGGTTCGCTTTTAGAGCGTTCATAGGTGACGGGAATATGATTAAGAACTCTAATGTGAAGATTGACGATAAGAAGTGGAATTGGAAAGAGTTTGGAGAGCTATCGAAGGAAATTATACAACAGGCTGGGAAGGACGGTAAAAACAAACTGTATGCCTTAACGGATTACCCAGCGGAAATGACACTCCAAGAAATGGCTATTGATAATTATAATTTGTTTGTTGATAGTGAAGCGAAACAAGCGAAGTTCGACTCGCCTGATTTTGTGGAGCTGTTGGAACAAGTCAAGAAAATGTATAAAGAACAAGTTTTGACTGCGGAGCCAGCGGAGATAGGTAATCAGCTATTTAACTCCATCGTTATATGGTCACCAACAGACTTTATCGATGGTCCATATTCTTACTTTGAAAATCCGGTGTACCTTCAAAAGCCACATGCAGGTCAGACTGGTGGTATGAGAATCATTCCTTCATCTTCGCTCGCCATACAAGCCAATACTCCGGTGAAGGAAGAAGCTTTTAAGTTTATGACCTTCTTGTTATCTGAAGAAGCACAGTCATTGCAAGATAGAGAAGGATTCTCTCTGCTCCAATCCGTGAACGATAAGAATTTAAACGATATTCAGGAAAAGGTGAAAAGTGGAGCATATAAGCTACCAACCGGAAAAGCGGCTAAGGTTTCTGATGAAGAATTTACTAAGTTTAAAGAAATCATTCATACAGTAGATCAATATGCGGAACTGAATACTAAAGTGCTTTCTATTATTGGAGAGGAGTCCTTATCATTCTTCAGTGGACAAAAATCTGCGGAAGCTGTTGCAAAGTTGATCCAGAATCGAGTAACAATCGTTCTAAACGAATAG